The window CAAGGCCCCCGGGGAGGGCCGACGGGTTTACCTCCAAAAGCGGGAGGAAATCCTTCGCAGCCGGACCCACCTGGTGGAGATCGATTTGCTGCGGGCGGGGGAGCCGATGCCGGTGATGGGGGACGGACGGGACGGCCATTACCGCATCCTGATCAGCCGCTGGGAGCAGCGCCCCCGCGCCCTCCTCTACGTCTTCACCGTCCGCGACCCCATCCCCACCTTCCGCCTCCCCCTCCTCCCCGGCGACGAGGAGCCGGAGGTGGACCTAGGGCGCCTGCTTCAAACCATCTATGAACGGGCGGCTTACGATCTGCGGGTTCGCTATGAAGAGGAGCCCGTCCCGCCCCTCGACCCCCCCTTCGCCGAATGGGCCGCCGCCCTGCTCCGGGAGAGGGGACTGCGGACCCGCTGACCGC is drawn from Thermoflexus hugenholtzii and contains these coding sequences:
- a CDS encoding DUF4058 family protein — its product is MPSPFPGMDPYLEHPALWPGLHSRLIVGLADDLGPILRPRYYVEVEERVYLLTPEGGAHPFSARPDVAVAAPSGLPSSPGSIPIPAGGARVVELPMPEEVRERYLVVRETGTHQVVTWVEILSPANKAPGEGRRVYLQKREEILRSRTHLVEIDLLRAGEPMPVMGDGRDGHYRILISRWEQRPRALLYVFTVRDPIPTFRLPLLPGDEEPEVDLGRLLQTIYERAAYDLRVRYEEEPVPPLDPPFAEWAAALLRERGLRTR